One segment of Brassica napus cultivar Da-Ae chromosome C3, Da-Ae, whole genome shotgun sequence DNA contains the following:
- the LOC106409271 gene encoding cyclin-dependent kinase B1-2, with protein sequence MDKYEKLEKVGEGTYGKVYKAMEKDTGKLVALKKTRLEMDEEGIPPTALREISLLQMLSQSIYIVRLLCVEHVLQSKDSSSSSQKSNLYLVFEYLDTDLKKFVDSYRKGANPRPLEADLVTRFMFQLCKGVAHCHSHGVLHRDLKPQNLLLDKERGILKIADLGLGRAFTVPLKSYTHEIVTLWYRAPEVLLGSTHYSTGVDMWSVGCIFAEMIRRQALFPGDSEFQQLLHIFRLLGTPTEKQWPGVMTLRDWHVYPKWEPQDLSSAVPSLSPEGVDLLTNMLRYNPAERISAKAALDHPYFDSLDKSQF encoded by the exons ATGGACAAGTACGAGAAGCTCGAGAAGGTCGGCGAAGGAACGTACGGCAAAGTCTACAAAGCCATGGAGAAAGACACCGGAAAGCTCGTCGCTTTAAAGAAAACCCGCCTCGAGATGGACGAAGAAGGCATACCGCCAACAGCTCTCCGCGAGATCTCTCTCCTCCAGATGCTCTCCCAGTCGATCTACATCGTCCGCCTCCTCTGCGTCGAACACGTCCTCCAATCAAaagactcttcttcttcttctcaaaaatCCAACCTTTACCTCGTTTTCGAGTACCTCGACACGGATCTCAAGAAGTTCGTCGATTCGTATAGGAAGGGCGCGAACCCGAGGCCGCTCGAGGCTGATCTTGTGACGAGGTTTATGTTTCAGCTTTGTAAAGGTGTGGCTCATTGCCATAGTCACGGCGTGCTTCACCGTGATCTCAAGCCGCAGAACCTGCTTCTTGATAAGGAGAGAGGGATTTTAAAGATTGCTGATTTGGGTCTTGGTCGTGCTTTCACTGTTCCTTTGAAGTCTTATACTCATGagattgttacgctttggtatAGAGCTCCTGAGGTTCTTCTTGGCTCTACTCATTACTCCACTGGTGTTGACATGTGGTCTGTTGGATGCATCTTTG CGGAGATGATAAGGAGGCAAGCTCTTTTCCCTGGTGACTCCGAGTTTCAGCAACTGCTTCATATCTTCAG ATTGCTTGGAACACCAACTGAGAAGCAATGGCCTGGTGTGATGACTCTGCGTGACTGGCATGTGTATCCAAAGTGGGAGCCGCAAGACTTGTCAAGTGCTGTTCCTTCTCTATCCCCTGAAGGGGTTGATCTTCTCACG AATATGCTGAGGTACAATCCAGCTGAAAGGATTTCAGCAAAAGCGGCTCTTGACCATCCTTACTTTGACAGCCTTGACAAATCTCAGTTCTGA
- the LOC106407238 gene encoding protein LURP-one-related 8-like isoform X1, translating to MTKVHPKFPNTYEESLCDSKAAVVLTVWRKSLLFNCDGFTVYNSNGNLVFRVDNYMNSTRDNIVLMDASGLPLLSIRRKKLSMGDCWAVYDGETQRDPIFTAKKNVSILTNKRSLAWVSAKKTILYEVEGSYGQRSCKIVDVRRNKRKTAEIKRKDAMVGGGSFGKDVFKLIVEPEMEPRVAMALTIILDKMFRSY from the exons atgacaaaAGTTCACCCAAAGTTCCCAAACACTTACGAGGAAAGCTTGTGTGATAGTAAAGCAGCCGTGGTTTTAACGGTGTGGAGGAAGTCTCTTCTCTTCAACTGCGATGGATTCACAGTTTACAACTCTAATGGAAACCTTGTCTTTAGGGTTGACAACTACATGAACTCTACTAGAGACAACATCGTCCTTATGGACGCTTCCGGCTTACCTCTCCTCTCCATCCGCCGAAAG AAGTTGAGCATGGGAGATTGCTGGGCGGTATACGATGGAGAAACACAAAGAGACCCAATATTTACAGCAAAGAAAAACGTTAGCATACTAACAAACAAGAGGAGCTTGGCGTGGGTTAGTGCGAAGAAGACAATACTATATGAGGTTGAAGGATCGTACGGGCAGAGAAGCTGCAAAATAGTAGACGTGAGGAGGAACAAGAGGAAAACGGCAGAGATCAAGAGGAAAGATGCAATGGTTGGAGGAGGTTCCTTTGGCAAAGATGTGTTCAAACTTATAGTTGAACCGGAGATGGAGCCTCGTGTGGCCATGGCATTGACCATCATTCTCGACAAGATGTTTAGATCTTATTGA
- the LOC106407238 gene encoding protein LURP-one-related 8-like isoform X2 encodes MTKVHPKFPNTYEESLCDSKAAVVLTVWRKSLLFNCDGFTVYNSNGNLVFRVDNYMNSTRDNIVLMDASGLPLLSIRRKLSMGDCWAVYDGETQRDPIFTAKKNVSILTNKRSLAWVSAKKTILYEVEGSYGQRSCKIVDVRRNKRKTAEIKRKDAMVGGGSFGKDVFKLIVEPEMEPRVAMALTIILDKMFRSY; translated from the exons atgacaaaAGTTCACCCAAAGTTCCCAAACACTTACGAGGAAAGCTTGTGTGATAGTAAAGCAGCCGTGGTTTTAACGGTGTGGAGGAAGTCTCTTCTCTTCAACTGCGATGGATTCACAGTTTACAACTCTAATGGAAACCTTGTCTTTAGGGTTGACAACTACATGAACTCTACTAGAGACAACATCGTCCTTATGGACGCTTCCGGCTTACCTCTCCTCTCCATCCGCCGAAAG TTGAGCATGGGAGATTGCTGGGCGGTATACGATGGAGAAACACAAAGAGACCCAATATTTACAGCAAAGAAAAACGTTAGCATACTAACAAACAAGAGGAGCTTGGCGTGGGTTAGTGCGAAGAAGACAATACTATATGAGGTTGAAGGATCGTACGGGCAGAGAAGCTGCAAAATAGTAGACGTGAGGAGGAACAAGAGGAAAACGGCAGAGATCAAGAGGAAAGATGCAATGGTTGGAGGAGGTTCCTTTGGCAAAGATGTGTTCAAACTTATAGTTGAACCGGAGATGGAGCCTCGTGTGGCCATGGCATTGACCATCATTCTCGACAAGATGTTTAGATCTTATTGA
- the LOC106408967 gene encoding protein LURP-one-related 8, which produces MTKVHPKFPNTYEESLCDSKAAVVLTVWRKSLLFNCDGFTVYNSNGNLVFRVDNYMNSPKDNIVLMDASGLPLLSIRRKKLSLGDCWAVYDGETQRDPIFTAKKNVSILTNKRSLAWVSAKKTILYEVEGSYGQKSCKIVDVRNKKKTAEIKRKDAMVGGGSFGKDVFKLIVESDMEPRVAMALTIILDQMFRSY; this is translated from the exons atgacaaaaGTTCACCCAAAGTTCCCAAACACTTACGAGGAAAGCTTGTGTGATAGTAAAGCAGCCGTGGTTTTAACGGTGTGGAGGAAGTCTCTTCTCTTCAACTGCGATGGATTCACGGTTTACAACTCTAATGGAAACCTTGTCTTTAGGGTTGACAACTACATGAACTCTCCTAAAGACAACATCGTCCTTATGGACGCTTCAGGATTACCTCTCCTCTCCATCCGCCGCAAG AAGTTGAGCTTGGGAGATTGCTGGGCGGTATATGATGGAGAAACACAAAGAGACCCAATATTTACAGCAAAGAAAAACGTTAGCATACTAACAAACAAGAGGAGCTTGGCGTGGGTTAGCGCGAAGAAGACAATACTATACGAGGTTGAGGGATCATATGGTCAGAAAAGCTGCAAAATAGTAGACGTGAGGAACAAGAAGAAAACGGCAGAGATCAAGAGGAAAGATGCAATGGTTGGAGGAGGTTCCTTTGGCAAAGATGTGTTTAAACTTATAGTTGAATCGGATATGGAGCCTCGCGTGGCCATGGCATTGACCATCATTCTGGACCAAATGTTTAGATCTTATTGA
- the LOC106411125 gene encoding probable galacturonosyltransferase 7 isoform X2, with the protein MKGGGVGGGGGGGGKRRWKVLVIGVLVLVILSMLVPLAFLLGLHNSFHSPGIVTVQPSSPFERSRTNATNHSQVLLNFRFIYFDLIRMLVLDLPSSILQRDLSNRVDQVLQKINPVLPKKTDINAGSRDMNRTSISDSKNRGLPVSPAVVAQPSPANKTITEVSHKGGQGAMVNAVETQRTCQVEYGSYCLWREENKEPMKDAKVKHMKDLLFVARAYYPSIAKMPSQSKLTRDMKQNIQEFERILIVSSADADLPPQVDKNFEKMEAVISKAKSFPVDCNNVDKKLRQILDMTEDEASFHMKQSVFLYQLAVHTMPKSLHCLSMRLTVEYFKSGSVDTEDSEKFSDPSLLHFVVISDNILASSVVINSTVLHARESKNFVFHVLTNEQNYFAMKQWFIRNPCKQAAIQVLNIEKLELDNSDVKLSLPAEFRVSFLSGDNLASQGKRTHYLSLFSQSHYLFPKIFHKLKKVVILDHDVVVQRDLSPLWELDMEGKVNGAVKECSVRLGQLKSLKGGSFDANACLWMSGLNVIDLARWRELGVSETYQKFYKQMSGGGESREAIALQASLLTFQDKVYALDDKWALSGLGYDYYINTQTIKNAATLHYNGNMKPWLELGIPQYKTYWRKHLNRGDRFLSDCNVNP; encoded by the exons ATGAAAGGCGGAGGAgtcggtggtggtggtggaggaggaggaaaaCGCCGGTGGAAAGTTCTGGTGATTGGAGTGTTGGTTCTCGTTATCCTCTCAATGCTGGTTCCTCTTGCTTTCTTGCTCGGCCTTCACAACAGCTTTCACTCTCCAG GAATCGTCACTGTCCAGCCTTCTTCTCCT TTCGAGAGAAGCAGAACCAATGCTACTAACCATTCACAGGTACTGTTAAACTTTCGTTTCATTTATTTCGATTTAATTCGTATGCTGGTTCTCGATCTCCCTTCCTCGATTTTACAGAGAGATCTATCTAACAGAGTGGATCAGGTTCTCCAGAAAATCAATCCAGTGCTTCCCAAG AAAACCGACATTAACGCTGGTTCCAGAGATATGAATAGGACAAGCATCAGTGATTCTAAAAACAGAG GATTACCAGTGTCCCCAGCTGTTGTTGCCCAACCGAGCCCTGCAAAT AAAACAATAACCGAAGTATCGCACAAAGGTGGTCAGGGGGCAATGGTAAATGCTGTTGAAACTCAGAGAACTTGTCAAGTGGAATATGGGAGCTACTGCCTCTGGAGGGAGGAAAATAAGGAGCCCATGAAAGATGCCAAGGTGAAGCACATGAAGGACCTCCTATTTGTGGCTAGGGCATACTATCCAAGTATTGCTAAAATGCCTTCTCAAAGCAAGTTGACTCGAGATATGAAACAGAATATCCAAGAGTTTGAGCGTATTCTTATTGTAAGTTCAGCAGATGCTGATCTTCCACCACA GGTTGATAAAAATTTTGAGAAGATGGAAGCTGTAATTTCAAAGGCAAAGTCTTTTCCAGTCGACTGTAACAATGTTGACAAGAAACTGAGACAGATCCTGGACATGACCGAGGATGAAGCTAGTTTCCACATGAAACAGAGCGTGTTCCTCTACCAGCTTGCAGTACATACAATGCCCAAGAGTCTTCATTGCTTGTCAATGAGACTAACTGTGGAGTATTTCAAGTCAGGTTCAGTTGATACTGAGGATAGTGAGAAATTTTCAGATCCCTCATTGCTTCACTTTGTTGTCATCTCCGACAATATACTTGCATCTTCCGTTGTTATCAACTCAACTGTTTTACACGCAAGG GAAAgtaaaaactttgttttccatgtATTGACAAACGAGCAGAATTACTTTGCGATGAAACAATGGTTTATCAGGAATCCCTGCAAACAAGCAGCTATTCAAGTATTGAACATTGAAAAGCTCGAGCTGGACAATTCTGATGTGAAGCTCTCTTTGCCTGCGGAGTTCCGTGTCTCCTTCCTCAGCGGCGACAATTTGGCATCACAAGGGAAACGAACACATTACTTATCCCTGTTCTCTCAATCTCACTACCTCTTCCCAAAGATATTTCACAAGTTGAAAAAAGTTGTGATTCTGGATCATGACGTTGTAGTCCAGCGAGACTTGTCTCCTCTTTGGGAGCTTGATATGGAAGGAAAAGTGAATGGTGCAGTGAAAGAGTGCTCTGTGAGATTGGGTCAGCTAAAGAGTCTCAAGGGAGGGAGTTTTGATGCTAACGCTTGTCTCTGGATGTCTGGATTGAATGTCATTGATCTTGCTAGATGGAGGGAACTGGGAGTTTCAGAAACATACCAGAAATTTTACAAACAG ATGAGTGGTGGAGGTGAGTCGAGAGAAGCAATTGCATTGCAAGCAAGTTTGCTCACGTTTCAAGACAAAGTTTATGCTCTTGACGACAAATGGGCTCTATCAGGGCTTGGTTATGACTACTACATCAATACCCAAACGATAAAAAACGCAGCCACTCTGCACTACAATGGGAACATGAAGCCGTGGCTAGAGCTGGGAATCCCACAGTACAAAACCTATTGGAGAAAGCATCTGAATCGGGGAGATCGATTCTTGAGTGACTGTAACGTGAACCCTTGA
- the LOC106411125 gene encoding probable galacturonosyltransferase 7 isoform X1: protein MKGGGVGGGGGGGGKRRWKVLVIGVLVLVILSMLVPLAFLLGLHNSFHSPGIVTVQPSSPFERSRTNATNHSQVLLNFRFIYFDLIRMLVLDLPSSILQRDLSNRVDQVLQKINPVLPKKTDINAGSRDMNRTSISDSKNRGLPVSPAVVAQPSPANKTITEVSHKGGQGAMVNAVETQRTCQVEYGSYCLWREENKEPMKDAKVKHMKDLLFVARAYYPSIAKMPSQSKLTRDMKQNIQEFERILIVSSADADLPPQVDKNFEKMEAVISKAKSFPVDCNNVDKKLRQILDMTEDEASFHMKQSVFLYQLAVHTMPKSLHCLSMRLTVEYFKSGSVDTEDSEKFSDPSLLHFVVISDNILASSVVINSTVLHARESKNFVFHVLTNEQNYFAMKQWFIRNPCKQAAIQVLNIEKLELDNSDVKLSLPAEFRVSFLSGDNLASQGKRTHYLSLFSQSHYLFPKIFHKLKKVVILDHDVVVQRDLSPLWELDMEGKVNGAVKECSVRLGQLKSLKGGSFDANACLWMSGLNVIDLARWRELGVSETYQKFYKQQMSGGGESREAIALQASLLTFQDKVYALDDKWALSGLGYDYYINTQTIKNAATLHYNGNMKPWLELGIPQYKTYWRKHLNRGDRFLSDCNVNP from the exons ATGAAAGGCGGAGGAgtcggtggtggtggtggaggaggaggaaaaCGCCGGTGGAAAGTTCTGGTGATTGGAGTGTTGGTTCTCGTTATCCTCTCAATGCTGGTTCCTCTTGCTTTCTTGCTCGGCCTTCACAACAGCTTTCACTCTCCAG GAATCGTCACTGTCCAGCCTTCTTCTCCT TTCGAGAGAAGCAGAACCAATGCTACTAACCATTCACAGGTACTGTTAAACTTTCGTTTCATTTATTTCGATTTAATTCGTATGCTGGTTCTCGATCTCCCTTCCTCGATTTTACAGAGAGATCTATCTAACAGAGTGGATCAGGTTCTCCAGAAAATCAATCCAGTGCTTCCCAAG AAAACCGACATTAACGCTGGTTCCAGAGATATGAATAGGACAAGCATCAGTGATTCTAAAAACAGAG GATTACCAGTGTCCCCAGCTGTTGTTGCCCAACCGAGCCCTGCAAAT AAAACAATAACCGAAGTATCGCACAAAGGTGGTCAGGGGGCAATGGTAAATGCTGTTGAAACTCAGAGAACTTGTCAAGTGGAATATGGGAGCTACTGCCTCTGGAGGGAGGAAAATAAGGAGCCCATGAAAGATGCCAAGGTGAAGCACATGAAGGACCTCCTATTTGTGGCTAGGGCATACTATCCAAGTATTGCTAAAATGCCTTCTCAAAGCAAGTTGACTCGAGATATGAAACAGAATATCCAAGAGTTTGAGCGTATTCTTATTGTAAGTTCAGCAGATGCTGATCTTCCACCACA GGTTGATAAAAATTTTGAGAAGATGGAAGCTGTAATTTCAAAGGCAAAGTCTTTTCCAGTCGACTGTAACAATGTTGACAAGAAACTGAGACAGATCCTGGACATGACCGAGGATGAAGCTAGTTTCCACATGAAACAGAGCGTGTTCCTCTACCAGCTTGCAGTACATACAATGCCCAAGAGTCTTCATTGCTTGTCAATGAGACTAACTGTGGAGTATTTCAAGTCAGGTTCAGTTGATACTGAGGATAGTGAGAAATTTTCAGATCCCTCATTGCTTCACTTTGTTGTCATCTCCGACAATATACTTGCATCTTCCGTTGTTATCAACTCAACTGTTTTACACGCAAGG GAAAgtaaaaactttgttttccatgtATTGACAAACGAGCAGAATTACTTTGCGATGAAACAATGGTTTATCAGGAATCCCTGCAAACAAGCAGCTATTCAAGTATTGAACATTGAAAAGCTCGAGCTGGACAATTCTGATGTGAAGCTCTCTTTGCCTGCGGAGTTCCGTGTCTCCTTCCTCAGCGGCGACAATTTGGCATCACAAGGGAAACGAACACATTACTTATCCCTGTTCTCTCAATCTCACTACCTCTTCCCAAAGATATTTCACAAGTTGAAAAAAGTTGTGATTCTGGATCATGACGTTGTAGTCCAGCGAGACTTGTCTCCTCTTTGGGAGCTTGATATGGAAGGAAAAGTGAATGGTGCAGTGAAAGAGTGCTCTGTGAGATTGGGTCAGCTAAAGAGTCTCAAGGGAGGGAGTTTTGATGCTAACGCTTGTCTCTGGATGTCTGGATTGAATGTCATTGATCTTGCTAGATGGAGGGAACTGGGAGTTTCAGAAACATACCAGAAATTTTACAAACAG CAGATGAGTGGTGGAGGTGAGTCGAGAGAAGCAATTGCATTGCAAGCAAGTTTGCTCACGTTTCAAGACAAAGTTTATGCTCTTGACGACAAATGGGCTCTATCAGGGCTTGGTTATGACTACTACATCAATACCCAAACGATAAAAAACGCAGCCACTCTGCACTACAATGGGAACATGAAGCCGTGGCTAGAGCTGGGAATCCCACAGTACAAAACCTATTGGAGAAAGCATCTGAATCGGGGAGATCGATTCTTGAGTGACTGTAACGTGAACCCTTGA
- the LOC106411125 gene encoding probable galacturonosyltransferase 7 isoform X4: protein MKGGGVGGGGGGGGKRRWKVLVIGVLVLVILSMLVPLAFLLGLHNSFHSPGIVTVQPSSPFERSRTNATNHSQRDLSNRVDQVLQKINPVLPKKTDINAGSRDMNRTSISDSKNRGLPVSPAVVAQPSPANKTITEVSHKGGQGAMVNAVETQRTCQVEYGSYCLWREENKEPMKDAKVKHMKDLLFVARAYYPSIAKMPSQSKLTRDMKQNIQEFERILIVSSADADLPPQVDKNFEKMEAVISKAKSFPVDCNNVDKKLRQILDMTEDEASFHMKQSVFLYQLAVHTMPKSLHCLSMRLTVEYFKSGSVDTEDSEKFSDPSLLHFVVISDNILASSVVINSTVLHARESKNFVFHVLTNEQNYFAMKQWFIRNPCKQAAIQVLNIEKLELDNSDVKLSLPAEFRVSFLSGDNLASQGKRTHYLSLFSQSHYLFPKIFHKLKKVVILDHDVVVQRDLSPLWELDMEGKVNGAVKECSVRLGQLKSLKGGSFDANACLWMSGLNVIDLARWRELGVSETYQKFYKQMSGGGESREAIALQASLLTFQDKVYALDDKWALSGLGYDYYINTQTIKNAATLHYNGNMKPWLELGIPQYKTYWRKHLNRGDRFLSDCNVNP, encoded by the exons ATGAAAGGCGGAGGAgtcggtggtggtggtggaggaggaggaaaaCGCCGGTGGAAAGTTCTGGTGATTGGAGTGTTGGTTCTCGTTATCCTCTCAATGCTGGTTCCTCTTGCTTTCTTGCTCGGCCTTCACAACAGCTTTCACTCTCCAG GAATCGTCACTGTCCAGCCTTCTTCTCCT TTCGAGAGAAGCAGAACCAATGCTACTAACCATTCACAG AGAGATCTATCTAACAGAGTGGATCAGGTTCTCCAGAAAATCAATCCAGTGCTTCCCAAG AAAACCGACATTAACGCTGGTTCCAGAGATATGAATAGGACAAGCATCAGTGATTCTAAAAACAGAG GATTACCAGTGTCCCCAGCTGTTGTTGCCCAACCGAGCCCTGCAAAT AAAACAATAACCGAAGTATCGCACAAAGGTGGTCAGGGGGCAATGGTAAATGCTGTTGAAACTCAGAGAACTTGTCAAGTGGAATATGGGAGCTACTGCCTCTGGAGGGAGGAAAATAAGGAGCCCATGAAAGATGCCAAGGTGAAGCACATGAAGGACCTCCTATTTGTGGCTAGGGCATACTATCCAAGTATTGCTAAAATGCCTTCTCAAAGCAAGTTGACTCGAGATATGAAACAGAATATCCAAGAGTTTGAGCGTATTCTTATTGTAAGTTCAGCAGATGCTGATCTTCCACCACA GGTTGATAAAAATTTTGAGAAGATGGAAGCTGTAATTTCAAAGGCAAAGTCTTTTCCAGTCGACTGTAACAATGTTGACAAGAAACTGAGACAGATCCTGGACATGACCGAGGATGAAGCTAGTTTCCACATGAAACAGAGCGTGTTCCTCTACCAGCTTGCAGTACATACAATGCCCAAGAGTCTTCATTGCTTGTCAATGAGACTAACTGTGGAGTATTTCAAGTCAGGTTCAGTTGATACTGAGGATAGTGAGAAATTTTCAGATCCCTCATTGCTTCACTTTGTTGTCATCTCCGACAATATACTTGCATCTTCCGTTGTTATCAACTCAACTGTTTTACACGCAAGG GAAAgtaaaaactttgttttccatgtATTGACAAACGAGCAGAATTACTTTGCGATGAAACAATGGTTTATCAGGAATCCCTGCAAACAAGCAGCTATTCAAGTATTGAACATTGAAAAGCTCGAGCTGGACAATTCTGATGTGAAGCTCTCTTTGCCTGCGGAGTTCCGTGTCTCCTTCCTCAGCGGCGACAATTTGGCATCACAAGGGAAACGAACACATTACTTATCCCTGTTCTCTCAATCTCACTACCTCTTCCCAAAGATATTTCACAAGTTGAAAAAAGTTGTGATTCTGGATCATGACGTTGTAGTCCAGCGAGACTTGTCTCCTCTTTGGGAGCTTGATATGGAAGGAAAAGTGAATGGTGCAGTGAAAGAGTGCTCTGTGAGATTGGGTCAGCTAAAGAGTCTCAAGGGAGGGAGTTTTGATGCTAACGCTTGTCTCTGGATGTCTGGATTGAATGTCATTGATCTTGCTAGATGGAGGGAACTGGGAGTTTCAGAAACATACCAGAAATTTTACAAACAG ATGAGTGGTGGAGGTGAGTCGAGAGAAGCAATTGCATTGCAAGCAAGTTTGCTCACGTTTCAAGACAAAGTTTATGCTCTTGACGACAAATGGGCTCTATCAGGGCTTGGTTATGACTACTACATCAATACCCAAACGATAAAAAACGCAGCCACTCTGCACTACAATGGGAACATGAAGCCGTGGCTAGAGCTGGGAATCCCACAGTACAAAACCTATTGGAGAAAGCATCTGAATCGGGGAGATCGATTCTTGAGTGACTGTAACGTGAACCCTTGA
- the LOC106411125 gene encoding probable galacturonosyltransferase 7 isoform X3 translates to MKGGGVGGGGGGGGKRRWKVLVIGVLVLVILSMLVPLAFLLGLHNSFHSPGIVTVQPSSPFERSRTNATNHSQRDLSNRVDQVLQKINPVLPKKTDINAGSRDMNRTSISDSKNRGLPVSPAVVAQPSPANKTITEVSHKGGQGAMVNAVETQRTCQVEYGSYCLWREENKEPMKDAKVKHMKDLLFVARAYYPSIAKMPSQSKLTRDMKQNIQEFERILIVSSADADLPPQVDKNFEKMEAVISKAKSFPVDCNNVDKKLRQILDMTEDEASFHMKQSVFLYQLAVHTMPKSLHCLSMRLTVEYFKSGSVDTEDSEKFSDPSLLHFVVISDNILASSVVINSTVLHARESKNFVFHVLTNEQNYFAMKQWFIRNPCKQAAIQVLNIEKLELDNSDVKLSLPAEFRVSFLSGDNLASQGKRTHYLSLFSQSHYLFPKIFHKLKKVVILDHDVVVQRDLSPLWELDMEGKVNGAVKECSVRLGQLKSLKGGSFDANACLWMSGLNVIDLARWRELGVSETYQKFYKQQMSGGGESREAIALQASLLTFQDKVYALDDKWALSGLGYDYYINTQTIKNAATLHYNGNMKPWLELGIPQYKTYWRKHLNRGDRFLSDCNVNP, encoded by the exons ATGAAAGGCGGAGGAgtcggtggtggtggtggaggaggaggaaaaCGCCGGTGGAAAGTTCTGGTGATTGGAGTGTTGGTTCTCGTTATCCTCTCAATGCTGGTTCCTCTTGCTTTCTTGCTCGGCCTTCACAACAGCTTTCACTCTCCAG GAATCGTCACTGTCCAGCCTTCTTCTCCT TTCGAGAGAAGCAGAACCAATGCTACTAACCATTCACAG AGAGATCTATCTAACAGAGTGGATCAGGTTCTCCAGAAAATCAATCCAGTGCTTCCCAAG AAAACCGACATTAACGCTGGTTCCAGAGATATGAATAGGACAAGCATCAGTGATTCTAAAAACAGAG GATTACCAGTGTCCCCAGCTGTTGTTGCCCAACCGAGCCCTGCAAAT AAAACAATAACCGAAGTATCGCACAAAGGTGGTCAGGGGGCAATGGTAAATGCTGTTGAAACTCAGAGAACTTGTCAAGTGGAATATGGGAGCTACTGCCTCTGGAGGGAGGAAAATAAGGAGCCCATGAAAGATGCCAAGGTGAAGCACATGAAGGACCTCCTATTTGTGGCTAGGGCATACTATCCAAGTATTGCTAAAATGCCTTCTCAAAGCAAGTTGACTCGAGATATGAAACAGAATATCCAAGAGTTTGAGCGTATTCTTATTGTAAGTTCAGCAGATGCTGATCTTCCACCACA GGTTGATAAAAATTTTGAGAAGATGGAAGCTGTAATTTCAAAGGCAAAGTCTTTTCCAGTCGACTGTAACAATGTTGACAAGAAACTGAGACAGATCCTGGACATGACCGAGGATGAAGCTAGTTTCCACATGAAACAGAGCGTGTTCCTCTACCAGCTTGCAGTACATACAATGCCCAAGAGTCTTCATTGCTTGTCAATGAGACTAACTGTGGAGTATTTCAAGTCAGGTTCAGTTGATACTGAGGATAGTGAGAAATTTTCAGATCCCTCATTGCTTCACTTTGTTGTCATCTCCGACAATATACTTGCATCTTCCGTTGTTATCAACTCAACTGTTTTACACGCAAGG GAAAgtaaaaactttgttttccatgtATTGACAAACGAGCAGAATTACTTTGCGATGAAACAATGGTTTATCAGGAATCCCTGCAAACAAGCAGCTATTCAAGTATTGAACATTGAAAAGCTCGAGCTGGACAATTCTGATGTGAAGCTCTCTTTGCCTGCGGAGTTCCGTGTCTCCTTCCTCAGCGGCGACAATTTGGCATCACAAGGGAAACGAACACATTACTTATCCCTGTTCTCTCAATCTCACTACCTCTTCCCAAAGATATTTCACAAGTTGAAAAAAGTTGTGATTCTGGATCATGACGTTGTAGTCCAGCGAGACTTGTCTCCTCTTTGGGAGCTTGATATGGAAGGAAAAGTGAATGGTGCAGTGAAAGAGTGCTCTGTGAGATTGGGTCAGCTAAAGAGTCTCAAGGGAGGGAGTTTTGATGCTAACGCTTGTCTCTGGATGTCTGGATTGAATGTCATTGATCTTGCTAGATGGAGGGAACTGGGAGTTTCAGAAACATACCAGAAATTTTACAAACAG CAGATGAGTGGTGGAGGTGAGTCGAGAGAAGCAATTGCATTGCAAGCAAGTTTGCTCACGTTTCAAGACAAAGTTTATGCTCTTGACGACAAATGGGCTCTATCAGGGCTTGGTTATGACTACTACATCAATACCCAAACGATAAAAAACGCAGCCACTCTGCACTACAATGGGAACATGAAGCCGTGGCTAGAGCTGGGAATCCCACAGTACAAAACCTATTGGAGAAAGCATCTGAATCGGGGAGATCGATTCTTGAGTGACTGTAACGTGAACCCTTGA